A window of the Limanda limanda chromosome 8, fLimLim1.1, whole genome shotgun sequence genome harbors these coding sequences:
- the slc6a13 gene encoding sodium- and chloride-dependent GABA transporter 2 has protein sequence MKGLTGEMEDPSKAEPSNGLNRPLDIVPSTEEKLTERGQWGSKLEFVLSVAGEIIGLGNVWRFPYLCYKNGGGAFFIPYLIFLFACGIPVFFLETALGQYTTEGGVTCWRKICPLFEGIGYATQVIVGLLNIYYIIVLAWALFYLSHSFTWDLPWASCNNTWNTDSCMEFQRGNSSINHHENTTSPVIEFWERRVLRISPGIHHIGSLNWDLVICLAVAWVICYFCIWKGVKSTGKVVYFTATFPYAMLVILLIRGVTLPGASRGIHYYLYPDLGRLSDPQVWMDAGTQIFFSYAICLGCLTALGSYNKYNNNCYRDCLSLCFLNSGTSFIAGFAIFSILGFMSYEQNIPISEVAESGPGLAFIAYPRAVSMMPFSPLWACFFFIMIAFLGLDSQFVCVESLVTAMVDMYPSIFRRKYRRELFILAVSVVSFLLGLIMLTEGGMYIFQLFDYYAASGMCLLFVAVFETICIAWIYGADRFYDNIEDMIGYRPSPVIKYCWLYFTPATCFGTFAFALIKYSPLKYNNVYIYPWWGNGVGWILALTSMLCIPLWAAGKLYYTPGTLRERLAILTTPSIELPKTKQEQVKLLAVFAADGGSLHQKAPPSKDGYFLVEEKESHC, from the exons ATGAAAG GACTCACAGGTGAAATGGAAGACCCGTCCAAGGCGGAACCCTCCAATGGCCTCAACAGGCCCCTCGACATTGTGCCCAGTACAGAGGAGAAGTTGACAGAGAGGGGGCAGTGGGGCAGCAAGCTCGAGTTTGTTCTGTCAGTGGCTGGAGAAATTATAGGCCTGGGCAATGTCTGGCGTTTCCCTTACCTATGTTATAAGAACGGAGGAG GGGCCTTCTTCATCCCAtacctcatcttcctctttgcTTGTGGGATCCCGGTCTTCTTCCTGGAGACGGCTCTGGGTCAGTACACCACCGAGGGCGGCGTTACCTGCTGGAGGAAGATCTGCCCTTTGTTTGAAG GAATAGGATATGCCACCCAGGTGATTGTTGGTCTGCTGAACATCTACTACATCATTGTGTTAGCCTGGGCCCTCTTCTACCTGTCGCACTCCTTCACATGGGACCTGCCCTGGGCCTCCTGCAACAACACCTGGAACACAG ATTCCTGTATGGAATTTCAGAGGGGGAATAGCTCCATCAATCACCATGAGAACACCACCTCTCCTGTCATTGAGTTCTGGGA GCGCAGAGTTCTGAGGATTTCCCCAGGTATCCATCATATCGGCTCTCTGAATTGGGACCTGGTTATCTGCCTCGCAGTCGCCTGGGTCATCTGCTACTTCTGCATCTGGAAGGGAGTCAAGTCCACGGGCAAG GTGGTTTACTTCACAGCCACCTTTCCGTATGCTATGTTAGTGATCCTGCTGATCAGAGGGGTCACCCTGCCCGGAGCCTCCAGGGGAATCCACTACTACCTCTACCCTGACCTGGGCCGACTGTCAGACCCACAG GTATGGATGGATGCCGGAACTCAAATCTTCTTCTCCTATGCCATCTGCCTGGGCTGCCTCACTGCACTGGGAAGCTACAACAAATATAACAACAACTGCTACAG GGATTGTCTGTCGCTCTGTTTCCTAAACAGTGGCACCAGTTTTATTGCAGGCTTCGCTATCTTCTCCATCCTGGGCTTCATGTCCTATGAGCAGAACATACCTATCTCAGAGGTGGCTGAATCTG GTCCAGGTTTGGCCTTCATAGCATATCCCCGAGCTGTGTCCATGATGCCCTTCTCCCCTCTGTGGGCCTGCTTCTTCTTTATTATGATCGCCTTTCTGGGCCTGGACAGTCAA TTTGTCTGTGTGGAGAGCCTGGTGACGGCCATGGTGGACATGTATCCTTCCATCTTCCGCCGTAAATACCGCAGGGAGCTCTTCATCCTGGCAGTGTCCGTTGTGTCCTTCCTCTTGGGCCTCATCATGCTGACAGAG GGAGGAATGTACATCTTCCAGCTCTTCGACTACTACGCAGCCAGTGGGATGTGTCTACTCTTCGTAGCTGTTTTTGAGACTATTTGCATTGCTTGGATTTATG GTGCTGACCGTTTCTATGACAACATAGAGGACATGATTGGTTATCGTCCGAGTCCCGTCATCAAGTACTGCTGGCTTTACTTTACACCTGCCACTTGCTTT GGAACCTTTGCGTTTGCATTGATCAAGTACTCCCCTCTGAAGTACAACAATGTCTACATATACCCGTGGTGGGGGAATGGTGTAGGCTGGATCCTGGCCCTAACCTCCATGCTATGTATCCCTCTCTGGGCAGCAGGGAAGCTGTACTACACCCCTGGGACATTGAGAGAG CGCCTGGCTATCTTGACCACTCCTTCTATTGAGTTACCAAAGACGAAGCAAGAGCAAGTGAAGCTGCTCGCCGTCTTCGCAGCAGATGGCGGGAGCCTCCATCAGAAGGCCCCTCCTAGTAAGGATGGTTATTTCCTTGTTGAGGAAAAAGAGTCCCACTGTTAA